One Melitaea cinxia chromosome 17, ilMelCinx1.1, whole genome shotgun sequence genomic region harbors:
- the LOC123661354 gene encoding inactive selenide, water dikinase-like protein encodes MSYQSSVAQDTLSAAQLEMAGNPNALALRRPFDPVAHDLEASFRLTRFADLKGRSCKVPQDVLSKLVESLQQDYSQQDQDQFMHVAIPRIGIGLDCSVTPLRHGGLCLVQTTDFFYPLVDDPYMMGKIACANVLSDLYAMGVTECDNMLMLLGVSTKMTEKERDVVIPLIMRGFKDSALEAGTSVTGGQTVINPWCTIGGVATTICQPNEYIVPDNAVMGDVLVLTKPLGTQVAVNAHQWLDQPERWNRIKLVVSEEDVRKAYHRAMDSMSRLNRIAARLMHKYNAHGSTDVTGFGLLGHAQNLASHQKNEVSFVIHNLPVIAKMAAVAKACGNMFQLLQGHAPETSGGLLICLPREQAAAYCKDIEKQEGYQAWIIGIVEKGNRTARIIDKPRVIEVPAKD; translated from the coding sequence ATGTCTTATCAATCTAGTGTAGCGCAGGATACTTTATCTGCAGCACAGTTAGAGATGGCCGGTAACCCCAACGCATTGGCTTTGCGACGGCCATTCGATCCAGTGGCTCATGACTTGGAAGCCAGTTTTCGCTTGACGAGATTCGCAGATTTAAAAGGGCGAAGCTGTAAAGTACCTCAAGATGTTCTATCTAAACTTGTTGAGTCACTTCAGCAGGACTATTCTCAACAAGATCAGGATCAGTTTATGCATGTGGCTATCCCGCGAATCGGCATTGGTTTGGATTGTTCAGTGACGCCGCTCAGACATGGCGGGCTTTGTTTGGTGCAAACTACTGACTTTTTTTACCCCTTAGTGGACGACCCCTACATGATGGGTAAGATAGCATGTGCTAACGTTCTTAGCGACTTATACGCGATGGGTGTGACGGAATGTGACAATATGCTGATGTTGCTCGGAGTATCCACTAAGATGACTGAAAAGGAACGTGATGTGGTAATCCCACTTATAATGCGAGGATTTAAAGATTCCGCTCTAGAAGCAGGCACGTCTGTCACTGGTGGTCAGACTGTAATTAACCCTTGGTGCACGATTGGAGGGGTAGCAACAACTATTTGTCAGCCCAATGAATACATTGTGCCAGATAATGCAGTAATGGGTGATGTATTAGTTCTTACAAAACCCTTGGGTACCCAAGTTGCAGTAAATGCACATCAATGGCTGGACCAACCTGAACGCTGGAACAGGATTAAATTAGTAGTATCTGAAGAAGATGTACGAAAAGCATATCACCGTGCAATGGATTCTATGAGTAGGCTGAACCGTATCGCGGCCAGACTTATGCATAAATATAATGCTCATGGCTCTACTGATGTTACTGGATTTGGTCTTCTAGGACATGCTCAAAATCTTGCTTCTCATCAGAAGAATGAAGTATCGTTTGTCATTCACAATTTACCAGTTATTGCTAAGATGGCTGCTGTTGCTAAAGCTTGTGGTAATATGTTTCAACTTTTACAAGGTCACGCACCAGAAACTTCCGGAGGATTATTAATCTGCTTACCTCGTGAACAAGCGGCTGCATACTGTAAAGACATCGAAAAGCAGGAAGGATATCAAGCCTGGATTATTGGAATTGTAGAGAAGGGAAACCGCACTGCTAGAATTATTGACAAACCTCGAGTTATTGAAGTGCCTGCTAAGGATTAA
- the LOC123661355 gene encoding DET1- and DDB1-associated protein 1 has translation MSVMEFLKDLPSYDEHNFTLFNTDHGIRNCSKRPSIYLPTKDIPSEQIIVTEKTNILLRYLHQQWEKKNNTSPKKRDQSHIEQNGDESRPRKRPCLNSPLN, from the exons ATG TCGGTGATGGAATTTTTGAAAGATCTGCCATCATACGACGAGCACAACTTTACACTATTTAATACCGATCACGGTATAAGAAACTGTTCAAAAAGACCTTCAATATACCTGCCTACCAAGGATATTCCTTCCGAACAAA TTATCGTCACGGAGAAAACAAACATATTATTAAGATATCTACACCAACAATGGGAGAAAAAG aacAACACGTCTCCAAAGAAGCGTGATCAGAGTCACATAGAACAGAATGGCGATGAGAGTCGACCGCGCAAGAGGCCGTGTCTAAACTCACCTTTGAACTGA